A portion of the Diprion similis isolate iyDipSimi1 chromosome 4, iyDipSimi1.1, whole genome shotgun sequence genome contains these proteins:
- the LOC124405294 gene encoding uncharacterized protein LOC124405294 — translation MYKDRNLMKSFEVDGNSEDDFDFCSTETGQKFTIKWSPTEDIKQISKHRFSSTRMLSRSVPRRKRSLFQYRINRSLNFEIGAPRRDTVFKSPNFDSDESPICNEKYLTRSAKILRSLNINFSPSNKRTKKINKALNFDLSPSPKKNFNSAENLCKKESPNFDSNVNQISKINKTLNFSSSSNSSNLSSYLGTPIDSIDENQNQTPSHRNRKVKKSLNYLTPSPKPNASLPRSVNKTPMSREEFINNLKHNAETPEFRVAKQSVKKSNHYDRMSVSTPRNLFQDFEDDDKEMRPTTPENIVQFVPESMSAIKKSHKKERQSNRSEKLYARQLIEHCIKTEDTSENTSEKSIILSHSDERPATPITNDSYPSPNYSVSSIKQSHKKDKSKKRTMTNHSEDEISDSGSIFDYTELQENKPIVESELLDSSENNLSPISNTSSGFGVIPFKQEVEQRSMCLDNSIEDFSDHGSLFDYSATPETTGDTKLGNLPYKTDVQDQSSHSSQIADREPLKLSFDKLELISPVKDEQEAIQSCSKADNENSKRPVTPENVINVLDQIMTDSIKKSHKKIKDKKKKILFKPHASVQNFPVESPSPDKSQKHEVSTATSNLNNSESVVRAGTPENVNSSRLLMGQYSSVKKSHKKNKHKKIVTEFAKRQKYFNSDTQQKTSNDPCLISGIETLPASCDSFESSASKRHKSMSEKSVMISAAVTVTEPRSATPEKLLAIDRSIELSTADRSPLERSTPNKRKKSFLLNETGISNSSGDSCHIESSSMEYESAEEEFKIFTPIKKRRSLLNPTDSESIPKTSAELNKSNSLEYSGDKNLSTEDGSFKSVENSYDTPNHRRDFVVITQSNSEPQISGEGCDGENSNGRSTPKNRSTSELIFDINSIKKSHKKDKKNSRLRRSLNVEEEKNDFHLIETEESVEDEKPFVNFQTIKQNELILENEFENPKPSTSLGCTLTTTPPNSSKIISFLKLRQADSIKRSHKKIREQKRLCIVNKDPDLSDDGSLFDSSDRIDINGANDSIDILDGENETSLRTKTSPANSSNEGAPEVLVHTPPNKSKLLIQIESIKKSHKKDRGFKRSAPSAVNAELSDDGSIFDPNEKLDESVSDINEMQTSRESSPSN, via the exons ATGTATAAAGATAGAAACTTGATGAAATCCTTCGAGGTGGATGGCAATTCCGAAGatgatttcgatttttgtaGTACTGAAACTGGTCAAAAATTTACTATAAAATGGAGTCCGACTGAAGACATTAAGCAAATATCTAAGCATAGATTTAGCAGCACGAGAATGCTTAGCAGATCAGTCCCACGAAGAAAGCGAAGTTTATTTCAGTACAGAATAAATAGgtcgttgaattttgaaattggtgCGCCTAGGCGTGACACGGTATTTAAATCACCCAACTTTGATTCGGATGAAAGCCCGATTTGTAATGAGAAATACTTGACTAGATCGGCCAAAATATTACGatcattaaatataaatttcagtcCTTCAAATAAAAggacaaagaaaataaataaggcATTAAATTTTGACTTAAGTCCAagtccgaaaaaaaatttcaattcagctGAGAAtctttgcaaaaaagaatcgccAAACTTTGATTCTAACGTAAACCAAATTTCAAAGATCAATAAAACATTGAACTTTAGCTCCAGTTCGAACAGTTCTAATTTGAGTAGCTATTTAGGTACACCGATTGATTCAAttgatgaaaatcaaaatcaaactcCGTCTCATCGAaacagaaaagtaaaaaagtcaCTGAACTATCTCACACCGAGTCCAAAACCTAATGCAAGCTTGCCCAGGTCTGTAAACAAAACTCCAATGTCTCGTGAAGAGTTTATAAACAATCTCAAACATAATGCTGAAACTCCCGAATTCCGCGTTGCGAAACAGAGtgtgaagaaatcaaatcacTACGACAGAATGAGCGTCAGCACTCCAAGGAACTTGTTTCAAGATTTTGAAGACGACGATAAAGAAATGAGGCCGACTACACCGGAAAATATTGTACAGTTTGTGCCAGAGAGTATGAGCGCTATCAAAAAGAGCCACAAAAAG GAACGGCAGAGTAATCGTTCGGAAAAGTTGTATGCGCGCCAATTAATAGAGCATTGTATAAAGACAGAAGATACATCAGAAAATACATCAGAAAAATCTATTATATTGTCACACTCGGACGAGAGACCTGCCACTCCAATTACAAATGATTCTTATCCAAGTCCGAATTATAGTGTTAGTTCTATTAAACAATCTCACAAGAAAGATAAGAGCAAAAAAAGAACCATGACTAACCACTCAGAAGATGAAATATCTGACTCGGGATCGATATTTGATTACACAGAACTGCAGGAAAACAAACCAATCGTTGAGAGTGAACTTTTGGATAGCTCCGAGAATAATTTGAGCCCTATCAGCAATACCAGCTCAGGTTTCGGAGTAATCCCATTTAAGCAGGAGGTCGAACAGAGATCAATGTGCCTGGATAATTCTATAGAAGACTTTTCTGATCACGGTTCACTTTTTGATTATTCAGCAACACCCGAAACCACAGGTGATACAAAACTGGGTAATTTACCATACAAAACTGATGTACAGGATCAATCGAGTCACAGTTCCCAAATTGCAGACAGAGAGCCCCTCAAGTTATCGTTTGACAAGTTGGAGTTAATTTCACCTGTGAAAGATGAGCAAGAGGCGATACAGTCCTGCAGCAAAGCAGACAACGAGAATTCTAAGCGACCAGTGACACCTGAGAATGTGATTAATGTCTTGGACCAAATAATGACAGATTCGATAAAGAAATCgcataagaaaataaaagataagaaaaaaaagatcttaTTTAAGCCTCATGCGTCTGTACAAAACTTTCCAGTAGAATCACCGTCGCCTGATAAAAGTCAAAAACATGAAGTGTCAACTGCTACAAGCAATCTTAATAATTCTGAAAGCGTTGTCAGAGCTGGTACACCAGAAAACGTGAATTCGAGTAGATTGTTAATGGGACAATATAGCTCTGTGAAAAAGTCGCACAAAAAGAataaacacaaaaaaattgttactgaATTTGCTAAACgacagaaatattttaatagtGACACCCAGCAAAAAACTTCCAATGACCCATGCCTCATTAGCGGTATTGAAACCTTACCCGCATCTTGTGATAGTTTTGAATCCAGTGCATCGAAGAGACACAAGTCAATGTCTGAAAAATCTGTGATGATTTCTGCAGCTGTGACTGTAACTGAACCACGCTCTGCTACACCTGAGAAGTTATTAGCTATTGATCGTTCCATTGAATTATCTACAGCTGATAGATCACCGTTGGAAAGGTCAACTccgaataaaagaaaaaaatcttttcttctcAACGAGACTGGAATAAGCAACTCATCAGGTGATTCGTGCCATATTGAATCTTCTTCCATGGAATATGAGAGTGCTGaagaagaatttaaaattttcacaccaaTAAAAAAACGGAGATCTTTGCTAAACCCGACCGATTCTGAAAGTATTCCCAAGACAAGCGCCGAATTAAACAAATCAAATTCTTTGGAATATTCAGGGGACAAAAACTTGTCAACAGAAGATGGAAGCTTTAAATCTGTGGAAAATAGTTACGATACTCCGAATCACAGGAGAGACTTTGTGGTTATTACACAGAGTAATTCTGAGCCTCAAATTAGTGGTGAAGGTTGCGATGGTGAAAATTCAAACGGTCGATCTACCCCAAAGAATCGTTCCACctcagaattaatttttgatattaattcgattaaaaaatcccacaaaaaagacaagaaaaatagTAGATTGAGAAGAAGCTTGAAtgttgaagaggaaaaaaatgattttcatctcATAGAAACTGAAGAATCagttgaagatgaaaaaccATTCGTTAACTTCCAAACTATAAAACAGAATGAATTGATCTTGGAGAATGAGTTTGAGAATCCCAAGCCATCGACCAGCCTTGGCTGTACTTTGACTACAACCCCTccaaattcttcaaaaataataaGCTTTTTAAAGCTACGTCAAGCAGACTCTATTAAACGATCTCATAAGAAAATTCGCGAACAAAAAAGACTATGTATAGTTAATAAAGATCCGGACTTGTCAGATGATGGATCGTTATTCGACAGTAGCGACAGAATTGACATAAACGGTGCTAACGACTCGATTGATATTCTGGAtggtgaaaatgaaacaagcTTGAGAACTAAAACTTCACCTGCTAATTCAAGCAATGAGGGTGCTCCTGAAGTTCTGGTTCATACTCCGCCTAATAAATCGAAACTGTTGATACAAATTGAATCGATAAAGAAGTCGCACAAGAAG gatcgTGGATTTAAACGCTCAGCCCCGAGTGCAGTAAATGCAGAACTCTCCGATGACGGATCAATCTTTGATCCTAACGAAAAACTTGATGAATCGGTCAGTGACATAAATGAAATGCAAACCAGCAGAGAATCTTCGCCAtcaaattga